Proteins encoded together in one Streptomyces sp. NBC_01216 window:
- a CDS encoding SsgA family sporulation/cell division regulator, with amino-acid sequence MQNTENTEVERELELKLVLSPERSIPVPARLAYRTDEPYAVHIVFHIGSDHPVNWTFARELLVEGVFRPCGHGDVRIWPTKVDGRNVVLMALSSPDGDALLEAPAAQVSAWLERTMRAVPPGTESERLGIDEGLAELLAATVIADELWMGDPWPSDESQDGER; translated from the coding sequence ATGCAGAACACCGAGAACACCGAGGTCGAGCGGGAACTGGAACTCAAGCTGGTGCTGTCCCCGGAGCGCAGCATCCCGGTGCCCGCCCGGCTCGCCTACCGGACCGACGAGCCCTATGCCGTCCACATCGTCTTCCACATCGGCTCGGACCACCCGGTCAACTGGACGTTCGCCCGCGAGCTGCTCGTCGAGGGCGTCTTCCGGCCCTGTGGTCACGGGGACGTGCGGATCTGGCCGACGAAGGTGGACGGCCGCAACGTCGTCCTGATGGCGCTGTCCTCCCCCGACGGCGACGCGTTGCTCGAGGCACCGGCCGCGCAGGTGTCCGCCTGGCTGGAGCGGACCATGCGCGCCGTCCCGCCCGGCACCGAGTCGGAGCGGCTCGGCATCGACGAGGGGCTGGCGGAACTCCTCGCCGCGACCGTGATCGCCGACGAGCTGTGGATGGGCGACCCCTGGCCCTCGGACGAGTCGCAGGACGGAGAGAGGTGA
- a CDS encoding RDD family protein translates to MATPPGGGGEVPQAGYYPDPSIPGYIRYWNGAAWVPGTSRPAPGDGEAPPAAPASSMPAGPTPAPGRAPAPTPFPAPAPVPAPAPAPAVDETGPVFFDEEPLAGTRSAPEPASAWQADASRQTGFGGDRDQRVSWGSPEADPRTPAAHPGPLGAPTPEEAAQDHGPRVPAQDPRAAVPPEARAATPEARPEPAPAARRPASSPARLGGMPVSPAPAADPTGGALPGVRQPAHPRPPGDGALKGRPAGASPSPVSPAPQTSQAQASPAPVATGPGGGAPSWPQQVHQLAQPGAQAPAAGSDQPAPPWKPPVEDPFLQAARAQAAARPAGLGRRLAARLVDTLVFGAIAGGAAFPFVTRAVDHIDAKIEAAKQTGTTVQVWLLDGTTSVDLGIALALFLVLGVVYEALPTARWGRTLGKKLCGLEVRDIEAHEPPTFGAALRRWLVYGVLGLLVLGVLNVLWCLFDRPWRQCWHDKAARTFVAG, encoded by the coding sequence GTGGCTACTCCTCCTGGAGGCGGCGGAGAGGTACCGCAGGCCGGGTACTACCCGGACCCGTCCATTCCCGGGTACATCCGGTACTGGAACGGGGCCGCCTGGGTTCCCGGGACGAGCAGGCCCGCGCCCGGGGACGGTGAGGCCCCGCCGGCCGCGCCCGCCTCCTCGATGCCCGCGGGACCCACACCGGCACCCGGCAGGGCGCCCGCTCCGACGCCCTTCCCCGCTCCGGCACCCGTCCCCGCCCCGGCGCCCGCACCGGCCGTGGACGAGACCGGTCCCGTCTTCTTCGACGAGGAACCACTCGCCGGGACGCGCTCCGCACCCGAGCCCGCCTCGGCATGGCAGGCGGACGCCTCCCGCCAGACAGGCTTCGGCGGCGACCGCGACCAGCGGGTCTCCTGGGGCTCACCCGAGGCCGACCCGAGGACCCCCGCGGCGCACCCCGGCCCGCTCGGCGCTCCGACGCCGGAGGAAGCGGCCCAGGACCACGGTCCGCGCGTCCCCGCCCAGGACCCCCGGGCCGCCGTCCCACCGGAGGCACGGGCCGCCACGCCCGAGGCGCGCCCCGAACCCGCTCCCGCCGCCCGCCGGCCGGCGTCCTCGCCCGCCCGCCTCGGTGGCATGCCGGTGAGCCCTGCCCCGGCGGCCGATCCGACGGGCGGCGCGCTGCCCGGCGTACGGCAGCCCGCGCACCCCCGTCCACCCGGCGACGGTGCCCTGAAGGGCCGTCCGGCGGGCGCGTCACCCTCCCCGGTGTCCCCCGCCCCGCAGACATCCCAGGCCCAGGCGTCCCCGGCGCCCGTCGCCACCGGGCCCGGTGGCGGCGCTCCCTCCTGGCCGCAGCAGGTGCACCAGCTCGCCCAGCCCGGCGCCCAGGCCCCGGCGGCCGGCTCCGATCAGCCCGCCCCGCCCTGGAAGCCGCCCGTCGAGGATCCGTTCCTCCAGGCCGCGCGCGCCCAGGCCGCCGCCCGTCCCGCCGGTCTGGGCAGGAGGCTGGCCGCCCGTCTGGTCGACACGCTCGTGTTCGGGGCGATCGCCGGAGGCGCCGCCTTCCCCTTCGTCACCCGGGCCGTCGACCACATCGACGCCAAGATCGAGGCGGCCAAGCAGACCGGCACGACGGTGCAGGTGTGGCTTCTGGACGGCACCACCTCCGTCGACCTCGGGATCGCGCTCGCCCTGTTCCTGGTGCTGGGCGTCGTGTACGAGGCACTGCCCACCGCACGCTGGGGCCGCACGCTGGGCAAGAAGCTCTGTGGCCTGGAGGTGCGGGACATCGAGGCCCACGAACCGCCGACCTTCGGTGCCGCGCTGCGCCGCTGGCTTGTCTACGGTGTCCTCGGGCTGCTCGTCCTCGGCGTGCTCAACGTGCTGTGGTGCCTCTTCGACCGTCCCTGGCGCCAGTGTTGGCACGACAAGGCGGCCCGTACCTTCGTGGCCGGCTGA
- a CDS encoding RDD family protein has translation MSNDQPTSGQPPEDDPFLKKPQDPTPPSTGPGSPYGSGSPEGRPPEGPPPEGPPPGGPYGSPYDNAPPPPPSGSPYGDGGGYGPTDPLAGMPPLADSGRRILARVIDWLIIAVPLAIIGIPFDVYQRATDNNADFGDTVNSFNGGSQLVFQLITIVAYVAYDTVMNAKAGQTLGKKLLKLRVAMLNDGSTPPMNASLIRAVVLWLPALICCACLWPLLLLILILVDKPFKQGLHDKAAKTVVVSVPQ, from the coding sequence ATGAGCAACGACCAGCCGACGTCCGGCCAGCCGCCCGAGGACGACCCGTTCCTCAAGAAGCCGCAGGACCCCACGCCGCCGTCGACGGGGCCGGGTTCCCCTTACGGGAGCGGGTCTCCCGAGGGCCGGCCGCCGGAGGGTCCGCCCCCCGAGGGGCCTCCCCCGGGGGGCCCGTACGGATCGCCGTACGACAACGCCCCGCCGCCCCCGCCCTCTGGGTCCCCCTACGGCGACGGGGGTGGCTACGGCCCTACCGATCCGCTCGCCGGGATGCCGCCGCTCGCCGATTCCGGACGGCGCATCCTCGCCCGCGTCATCGACTGGCTGATCATCGCCGTGCCGCTCGCGATCATCGGCATCCCGTTCGACGTCTACCAGCGGGCGACCGACAACAACGCCGACTTCGGCGACACCGTGAACAGTTTCAACGGGGGCAGTCAGCTCGTCTTCCAGCTCATCACCATCGTGGCGTATGTCGCCTACGACACCGTGATGAACGCCAAGGCTGGTCAGACCCTCGGCAAGAAGCTGCTGAAGCTGCGGGTCGCGATGCTCAACGACGGCTCCACGCCACCGATGAACGCCTCACTGATCCGCGCCGTCGTGCTCTGGCTCCCGGCGCTGATCTGCTGCGCCTGCCTGTGGCCGCTGCTCCTGCTGATCCTGATCCTGGTCGACAAGCCCTTCAAGCAGGGTCTGCACGACAAGGCCGCCAAGACCGTGGTGGTGTCCGTCCCCCAGTAG
- a CDS encoding immune inhibitor A domain-containing protein, translating into MTNRRRAIRASAVVVALAATAATASTFTTAWAGSNARLNPADVRQDPAPGNDVDKTTVDHDLDGPFSKQQEAQRKAALEQVLSGESKVERRGGSQVVKLGAKKYVELGREKTDKIFTILVEFGDKVDNTTMVDRADDDTDEPKPKYGGTPGPLHNQIAQPDRKKDNSTAWQKDYDRAHFQDLYFGTGKDAKGKPKQSLKTYYERTSSGRYSVDGGVSDWVKVEYNEARYGSNYCGNSNCANVWDAVRDGVTAWSADQKAKGRTDAQIKADLAQYDQWDRYDFDGDGNFNEPDGYIDHFQIVHAGEDESAGGGVQGGDALWAHRWYAYGTNAGKTGPADNKAGGTQIGDSGIWVGDYTMQPENGGLGVFAHEYGHDLGLPDHYDTAGGENSTGFWTLMSSGSWLGAGKDSIGDLPGDMNAWDKLQLGWLNYTKVSNTQRAKKSTHTLGVSAYNTKRPQALVVELPKKQVTTEVVPPAEGATQWWSDMGDDLKNTLTRSVDLTGKSSASLELQGWYDIELDYDYLYTEVSTDGGSNWNALDGTADGVALPRDASGAPALTDVSGTHKKLVYPLDAYAGQKFDLRFRYQTDGGAGGKGFTADDIKLTADGAAVFTDNAENGDNGWVAKGFSRVGAGFTKEYEQYYLAENRQYVSYDATLKVGPYNFGFTGDKSSWVEHYPYQNGLLIWLWDTSQKDNNTSVHPGQGLVLPIDAHPTPLKWADGTLMRNRIQSYDAPFGRYRTDSITLHKAGVAAKVRSQSGNPVFDDRRGTYWYQENPRAGVKVTDTNTKIRVVKEPKNGQTIKVQVGPSSK; encoded by the coding sequence GTGACCAACAGACGACGGGCGATCAGAGCGTCCGCAGTCGTCGTGGCGCTCGCGGCCACCGCCGCCACCGCCTCGACCTTCACCACCGCCTGGGCGGGCAGCAACGCCCGGCTGAATCCGGCCGACGTCCGCCAGGACCCGGCACCGGGCAACGACGTGGACAAGACCACGGTCGACCACGACCTCGACGGCCCGTTCAGCAAGCAGCAGGAGGCGCAGCGCAAGGCCGCGCTCGAGCAGGTGCTGAGCGGCGAGTCCAAGGTCGAGCGCCGTGGGGGTTCCCAGGTCGTCAAGCTCGGCGCCAAGAAGTACGTCGAGCTGGGCCGCGAGAAGACCGACAAGATCTTCACGATCCTGGTCGAGTTCGGCGACAAGGTCGACAACACCACGATGGTGGACCGCGCCGACGACGACACGGACGAGCCGAAGCCGAAGTACGGCGGCACGCCCGGCCCCCTGCACAACCAGATAGCCCAGCCGGACCGTAAGAAGGACAACTCCACGGCCTGGCAGAAGGACTACGACCGCGCGCACTTCCAGGACCTGTACTTCGGTACCGGCAAGGACGCCAAGGGGAAGCCCAAGCAGTCGCTGAAGACCTACTACGAGCGCACCTCGTCCGGCCGTTACTCGGTCGACGGCGGCGTCTCCGACTGGGTCAAGGTCGAGTACAACGAGGCCCGTTACGGCTCGAACTACTGCGGCAACAGCAACTGCGCCAACGTCTGGGACGCCGTTCGTGACGGTGTCACGGCGTGGTCCGCGGACCAGAAGGCCAAGGGCCGCACCGACGCCCAGATCAAGGCCGACCTGGCGCAGTACGACCAGTGGGACCGGTACGACTTCGACGGCGACGGCAACTTCAACGAGCCCGACGGGTACATCGACCACTTCCAGATCGTCCACGCGGGCGAGGACGAGTCGGCGGGCGGCGGCGTCCAGGGCGGCGACGCCCTGTGGGCCCACCGCTGGTACGCCTACGGCACCAACGCGGGCAAGACCGGCCCGGCGGACAACAAGGCCGGCGGCACCCAGATCGGCGACTCCGGCATCTGGGTCGGCGACTACACGATGCAGCCCGAGAACGGCGGCCTCGGCGTCTTCGCCCACGAGTACGGTCACGACCTCGGTCTGCCGGACCACTACGACACCGCCGGCGGCGAGAACTCGACCGGCTTCTGGACGCTCATGTCGTCCGGTTCGTGGCTCGGCGCGGGCAAGGACTCGATCGGCGACCTGCCCGGCGACATGAACGCCTGGGACAAGCTGCAGCTCGGCTGGCTCAACTACACCAAGGTGAGCAACACGCAGCGCGCCAAGAAGTCCACCCACACGCTGGGTGTGTCGGCGTACAACACCAAGCGCCCGCAGGCGCTGGTCGTCGAACTGCCGAAGAAGCAGGTCACCACCGAGGTCGTCCCGCCCGCCGAGGGCGCGACGCAGTGGTGGAGCGACATGGGTGACGACCTCAAGAACACCCTGACCCGATCCGTCGACCTGACCGGCAAGTCCTCCGCCTCCCTGGAGCTCCAGGGCTGGTACGACATCGAGCTGGACTACGACTACCTCTACACCGAGGTGTCGACGGACGGCGGCTCCAACTGGAACGCCCTGGACGGCACCGCCGACGGTGTCGCCCTCCCGCGTGACGCGAGCGGCGCCCCGGCGCTGACCGACGTCTCCGGCACGCACAAGAAGCTGGTCTACCCGCTGGACGCCTACGCGGGCCAGAAGTTCGACCTCCGCTTCCGCTACCAGACCGACGGCGGCGCGGGCGGCAAGGGCTTCACCGCCGACGACATCAAGCTGACCGCCGACGGTGCCGCCGTCTTCACGGACAACGCGGAGAACGGCGACAACGGCTGGGTGGCCAAGGGCTTCTCGCGCGTCGGCGCGGGCTTCACGAAGGAGTACGAGCAGTACTACCTCGCGGAGAACCGTCAGTACGTCTCCTACGACGCGACCCTCAAGGTCGGCCCGTACAACTTCGGTTTCACGGGTGACAAGTCGAGCTGGGTCGAGCACTACCCGTACCAGAACGGTCTGCTCATCTGGCTGTGGGACACCTCGCAGAAGGACAACAACACCTCGGTCCACCCGGGCCAGGGCCTCGTCCTTCCGATCGACGCCCACCCGACCCCGCTGAAGTGGGCCGACGGCACCCTGATGCGCAACCGCATCCAGTCCTACGACGCGCCGTTCGGCCGCTACCGGACCGACAGCATCACGCTGCACAAGGCGGGCGTCGCGGCGAAGGTCAGGTCGCAGTCCGGCAACCCGGTCTTCGACGACCGTCGTGGCACGTACTGGTACCAGGAGAACCCGCGGGCCGGCGTCAAGGTAACTGACACCAACACCAAGATCCGGGTCGTCAAGGAGCCGAAGAACGGCCAGACGATCAAGGTCCAGGTGGGTCCGTCCTCGAAGTAA
- a CDS encoding isochorismatase family protein: MHRALIVVDVQNDFCEGGSLAVKGGADVAAAITDLVGETAGAAYRHVVATRDHHVDPGDHFAPEGREPDYVTSWPVHCVAGTEGVGFHPNFAPAVASGAIEAVFDKGAYEAAYSGFEGRDENGVTLATWLREREVGEVDVVGIATDHCVRATALDAAHEGFRVRVLLDLTAGVAEGTTESALRELRAAGVELTGTPTV; encoded by the coding sequence ATGCACCGCGCATTGATCGTTGTGGACGTTCAGAACGACTTCTGCGAGGGCGGCAGCCTCGCGGTGAAGGGGGGCGCGGACGTCGCCGCCGCCATCACCGACCTGGTCGGCGAGACGGCGGGGGCCGCGTACCGGCACGTGGTGGCCACCCGGGACCACCACGTGGACCCGGGTGACCACTTCGCCCCGGAGGGCCGGGAGCCGGACTACGTCACCTCCTGGCCCGTGCACTGCGTCGCGGGCACCGAGGGGGTCGGCTTCCATCCGAACTTCGCGCCGGCGGTCGCCTCCGGGGCGATCGAGGCGGTCTTCGACAAGGGCGCGTACGAGGCGGCCTACAGCGGCTTCGAGGGGCGCGACGAGAACGGCGTGACACTGGCGACGTGGCTGCGGGAGCGCGAGGTGGGCGAGGTCGACGTGGTCGGGATCGCCACGGACCACTGCGTACGGGCCACGGCGCTGGACGCGGCGCACGAGGGCTTCCGGGTGCGGGTCCTGCTCGACCTCACCGCCGGGGTGGCCGAGGGGACGACCGAGTCGGCGCTGCGCGAGCTGCGTGCCGCCGGGGTCGAGCTGACCGGGACACCGACCGTCTGA
- a CDS encoding nicotinate phosphoribosyltransferase, giving the protein MNAADPGLQEEGARDALRHKGDGGRRVGVPSTALFTDQYELTMLQAALRAGTADRRSVFEVFTRRLPEGRRYGVVAGTGRVLDAVENFRFDPDQLGFLSEAGIVDEATLRWLADHRFSGDIWGYPEGEVYFPGSPVLRVEGSFAECVLLETVILSILNHDSAIAAAASRMSAAAGGRRLIEMGARRTHELAAVASSRAAYVGGFDSTSDLAAGFRYGIPTVGTSAHAFTLLHDHERDAFRAQVDSLGGGTTLLVDTYDVAEAVRTAVEVAGPALGAVRIDSGDLLLVAHRVRAQLDDLGARNTRIVVTSDLDEYAIASLAAAPVDAYGVGTQLVTGSGHPTCSMVYKLVARATSADPGAPLTAVAKKSLGGKASVGGRKWAARRTDADGTAEAEVIGTGEVPPELVGRQLLVELVKGGEVVAREPLEAARSRHIAARAGLPMSAIQLSRGEPVLPTEYR; this is encoded by the coding sequence ATGAACGCTGCGGACCCTGGGCTCCAGGAAGAAGGCGCGCGTGACGCGCTCCGGCACAAGGGGGACGGCGGACGACGGGTCGGCGTGCCGTCGACCGCGCTCTTCACCGACCAGTACGAGCTGACCATGCTCCAGGCGGCCCTGCGGGCCGGCACAGCCGACCGGCGCTCCGTCTTCGAGGTCTTCACCCGCCGGCTGCCCGAGGGACGACGCTACGGAGTGGTGGCCGGGACCGGACGCGTCCTGGACGCGGTCGAGAACTTCCGCTTCGACCCGGACCAGCTCGGCTTCCTGAGCGAGGCGGGCATCGTCGACGAGGCGACGCTCCGGTGGCTGGCCGACCACCGCTTCTCCGGCGACATCTGGGGCTACCCCGAGGGCGAGGTGTACTTCCCCGGCTCCCCCGTCCTGCGGGTGGAGGGCTCCTTCGCGGAATGCGTGCTCCTGGAGACGGTGATCCTCTCCATCCTCAACCACGACTCGGCCATCGCCGCCGCGGCCTCGCGGATGTCGGCGGCGGCCGGCGGCCGGCGGCTCATCGAGATGGGCGCCCGCCGCACCCACGAGCTGGCCGCCGTCGCCTCCTCCCGCGCCGCCTACGTCGGCGGCTTCGACTCCACCTCCGACCTGGCGGCGGGCTTCCGCTACGGCATCCCGACCGTCGGCACCTCCGCGCACGCCTTCACCCTGCTGCACGACCACGAGCGGGACGCGTTCCGCGCCCAGGTCGACTCCCTGGGCGGCGGGACGACCCTGCTCGTCGACACCTACGACGTGGCGGAGGCCGTCCGCACCGCCGTGGAGGTCGCCGGGCCGGCGCTCGGGGCCGTTCGGATCGACTCGGGAGACCTGCTCCTCGTCGCCCACCGGGTGCGCGCCCAGCTCGACGACCTGGGTGCCCGGAACACCAGGATCGTGGTCACCTCGGACCTGGACGAGTACGCCATCGCCTCGCTGGCCGCCGCGCCGGTCGACGCGTACGGCGTGGGGACCCAGCTGGTCACCGGCAGCGGACACCCGACCTGCTCGATGGTCTACAAGCTGGTCGCCCGCGCCACGTCGGCCGACCCGGGGGCGCCGCTGACGGCGGTCGCCAAGAAGTCGCTGGGCGGCAAGGCATCGGTCGGCGGACGCAAGTGGGCGGCGCGCCGGACGGACGCGGACGGTACCGCCGAGGCGGAGGTGATCGGCACCGGCGAGGTCCCGCCGGAGCTGGTCGGCCGACAGCTCCTGGTCGAGCTGGTCAAGGGCGGCGAGGTGGTCGCCCGCGAACCTCTGGAGGCTGCCAGGTCGCGGCACATCGCGGCGCGGGCCGGGCTGCCGATGTCGGCGATCCAGCTGTCCCGCGGCGAGCCGGTGCTCCCGACCGAATACCGCTAG
- the clpS gene encoding ATP-dependent Clp protease adapter ClpS, with product MSVAPIEIERTESAEETFAVVEPDVPWVTLVHNDPVNLMSYVTYVFQAYFGYSKDKAHKLMLDVHHKGRAVVSSGTREEMERDVQAMHGYGLWATLTQDRG from the coding sequence GTGAGCGTCGCGCCTATTGAGATCGAACGCACGGAATCGGCAGAAGAGACCTTCGCCGTCGTCGAACCGGACGTGCCGTGGGTGACCCTCGTCCACAACGACCCCGTCAATCTGATGAGCTATGTGACCTACGTCTTCCAGGCGTACTTCGGTTACTCCAAGGACAAGGCGCACAAGCTGATGCTCGACGTGCACCACAAGGGCCGCGCGGTGGTGTCCAGCGGCACCCGTGAGGAGATGGAGCGGGACGTGCAGGCCATGCACGGCTACGGACTGTGGGCGACCCTCACGCAGGACCGCGGCTGA
- a CDS encoding DUF2017 domain-containing protein translates to MAGRFEALAGGGAAVTLDEVEVSILRSLAVQLMELIGPGDEPVEGEDPLAALFAEGPSEPPSDPALKRLFPDAYGDEDEELRAAAADFRRFTENDLRTRKREDALAVVRCLDALPPAGEGGAVLKLTADECRAWLGALNDLRLTIGTRLEVTDEDGGEGLYRLPDSDPRKPMVMAYLWLGALQESLVETLMS, encoded by the coding sequence ATGGCGGGGCGTTTCGAGGCACTGGCCGGCGGTGGTGCGGCCGTCACGCTCGACGAGGTGGAGGTCTCGATCCTCCGGTCGCTCGCCGTCCAGCTGATGGAGCTGATCGGCCCCGGGGACGAGCCCGTCGAGGGGGAGGACCCGCTGGCGGCGCTCTTCGCCGAGGGGCCGAGCGAGCCCCCGTCCGACCCGGCCCTCAAGCGGCTCTTCCCTGACGCGTACGGCGACGAGGACGAGGAGCTGCGCGCGGCGGCGGCCGATTTCCGTCGCTTCACCGAGAACGACCTGCGGACCCGCAAGCGTGAGGACGCCCTCGCGGTCGTGCGCTGTCTGGACGCGCTGCCCCCGGCAGGGGAGGGCGGTGCGGTGCTCAAGCTGACCGCTGACGAGTGCCGGGCCTGGCTCGGGGCGCTCAACGACCTGCGGCTGACCATCGGGACCCGGCTGGAGGTCACCGACGAGGACGGGGGCGAGGGGCTGTACCGGCTTCCGGACTCCGACCCGCGCAAGCCGATGGTGATGGCCTACCTCTGGCTCGGCGCCCTGCAGGAATCCCTGGTCGAGACGCTGATGTCGTAG
- a CDS encoding M67 family metallopeptidase, protein MLTITRALYDQIVEHSRADHPDEACGVVAGPAGTGRPERFIPMLNAARSPTFYEFDSADLLKLYREMDDRDEDPVIVYHSHTATEAYPSRTDISYANEPAAHYVLVSTADTDGAGPFQFRSFGIVEGVVTEEEVRVVETYAETSGA, encoded by the coding sequence ATGCTGACCATCACTCGGGCCCTGTACGACCAGATCGTGGAACACTCCCGCGCGGACCACCCCGACGAGGCCTGCGGCGTCGTCGCGGGCCCGGCCGGCACCGGCCGCCCCGAGCGGTTCATCCCGATGCTGAACGCCGCGCGCTCGCCCACGTTCTACGAGTTCGACTCCGCCGACCTGCTGAAGCTGTACCGCGAGATGGACGACCGGGACGAGGACCCCGTGATCGTCTACCACTCGCACACGGCGACCGAGGCGTACCCGTCCCGTACCGACATCTCCTACGCGAACGAGCCCGCCGCCCACTACGTGCTGGTCTCCACCGCGGACACGGACGGCGCCGGCCCCTTCCAGTTCCGCTCCTTCGGCATCGTGGAGGGCGTCGTCACCGAGGAAGAGGTCCGGGTCGTCGAGACCTACGCGGAGACCTCCGGGGCCTGA
- a CDS encoding ABC transporter substrate-binding protein produces the protein MSTRRRSPLPAAALLPLLVACSAPAAGPSQDKAAPGFPYTVSNCGVKTTFQAPPKRAVTMNQHVTEIMLALGLEKSLVGTAYLDDRILPAYKKAYDTVPVLAEKYPSKERLLAAAPDFVYGGYSSAFDAKAGRSRDDLKAAGIGTRLNMEYCPSGTSSLADLYQEVDEVARTFGVPERGERWTARAEETVAATESALADVAPVSVFVYDSGDKTAFTAGGTGIGNELITRAGGRNVFADLGKPFGDATWEQVVARRPDVIVIYDYGSTTVEQKKKRLLQDPALQDVPAIRNRRFAVLPLSDAVLGVRVPAAVDKLAAQLHPAR, from the coding sequence GTGTCGACCCGGCGCCGTTCGCCGCTGCCCGCCGCTGCCCTGCTCCCGCTCCTCGTCGCCTGCTCCGCGCCCGCCGCCGGGCCCTCCCAGGACAAGGCCGCGCCGGGGTTCCCCTACACCGTCTCCAACTGCGGTGTGAAGACCACCTTCCAGGCCCCGCCGAAACGCGCGGTGACCATGAACCAGCACGTCACCGAGATCATGCTGGCGTTGGGCCTGGAGAAGTCCCTGGTGGGCACCGCCTACCTCGACGACCGGATCCTGCCCGCCTACAAGAAGGCGTACGACACCGTCCCCGTGCTCGCCGAGAAGTACCCGTCGAAGGAACGGCTGTTGGCCGCCGCCCCCGACTTCGTGTACGGCGGATACTCCTCCGCCTTCGACGCCAAGGCCGGCCGCAGCCGGGACGACCTCAAGGCCGCGGGCATCGGTACCCGGCTGAACATGGAGTACTGCCCCTCCGGCACCTCCTCGCTCGCCGACCTCTACCAGGAGGTCGACGAGGTCGCCCGCACCTTCGGCGTCCCGGAACGCGGCGAGCGGTGGACGGCGCGCGCCGAGGAGACCGTCGCCGCGACCGAGAGCGCCCTCGCGGACGTCGCCCCGGTCTCCGTCTTCGTCTACGACAGCGGCGACAAGACCGCGTTCACGGCCGGCGGCACGGGCATCGGCAACGAACTGATCACCCGGGCCGGCGGCCGCAACGTCTTCGCCGATCTCGGCAAGCCCTTCGGCGACGCGACCTGGGAACAGGTCGTCGCCCGCCGGCCCGACGTCATCGTGATCTACGACTACGGCTCCACGACCGTCGAACAGAAGAAGAAGCGACTGCTGCAGGATCCCGCGCTCCAGGACGTCCCGGCGATCCGGAACCGCCGCTTCGCCGTCCTGCCGCTGTCGGACGCCGTCCTCGGCGTCCGCGTCCCCGCCGCCGTGGACAAGCTCGCCGCCCAGCTCCACCCGGCACGGTGA
- a CDS encoding FecCD family ABC transporter permease encodes MPADPADGPAPAHPAPGSGGAPRGPVRGPAAYGLVVAGLATALTLAVVAGVALGSVNIPVDEVTRILTGRAAPSPFRTIVLDVRLPRVLLGAVVGAGLAVVGTVLQALVRNRLADPFLLGISSGASTGAVLVLVLGIGSGVGITSTLALPAGAFGGALLALVLVYALARRGSTMTGARLVLAGVAVSYILSALTTLLLVLAGRPEHFQEAMFWSLGGLGSARWDTLVLPAAALAVGVAALLTLARPLDLLLVGEEGATVLGLDTARFRAVVFVLASLVTAVMVAASGAVGFIGLMVPHAARMAVGAPHRRLLPVAALGGALALVLADLAARTVAAPQDIPVGVLTALTGGPFFLWLMRRRAEGSPV; translated from the coding sequence ATGCCCGCGGACCCGGCGGACGGGCCGGCACCCGCACACCCCGCGCCCGGCTCGGGCGGAGCCCCGCGCGGCCCGGTCCGCGGACCCGCGGCGTACGGCCTCGTCGTCGCCGGGCTCGCCACCGCCCTCACCCTCGCCGTCGTGGCCGGGGTCGCGCTCGGTTCCGTGAACATCCCGGTGGACGAGGTCACCCGCATCCTCACCGGGCGCGCCGCCCCCTCCCCGTTCCGCACCATCGTCCTCGACGTCCGGCTGCCCCGCGTCCTGCTCGGTGCCGTCGTCGGCGCCGGCCTCGCCGTCGTCGGCACCGTCCTCCAGGCACTCGTCCGCAACCGCCTCGCCGACCCCTTCCTGCTCGGGATCTCCTCCGGGGCGTCCACCGGCGCGGTCCTCGTCCTGGTGCTCGGCATCGGCAGCGGCGTCGGCATCACCTCGACCCTCGCCCTGCCCGCCGGAGCCTTCGGCGGCGCCCTGCTCGCCCTGGTCCTCGTCTACGCTCTGGCCCGTCGCGGCTCCACCATGACCGGGGCCCGGCTCGTCCTCGCCGGCGTGGCCGTCTCCTACATCCTGTCCGCGCTGACCACCCTCCTCCTCGTGCTCGCCGGCCGGCCCGAGCACTTCCAGGAAGCGATGTTCTGGTCCCTCGGCGGCCTCGGCAGCGCCCGCTGGGACACCCTCGTGCTGCCCGCCGCCGCCCTCGCCGTCGGTGTGGCCGCCCTCCTCACCCTCGCCCGCCCCCTCGACCTGCTGCTCGTGGGGGAGGAGGGCGCGACCGTCCTCGGCCTGGACACGGCCCGCTTCCGCGCCGTCGTCTTCGTGCTCGCGTCCCTCGTCACCGCCGTCATGGTCGCGGCCAGCGGAGCCGTCGGCTTCATCGGCCTGATGGTCCCGCACGCCGCGCGCATGGCCGTCGGCGCCCCGCACCGGCGCCTCCTCCCGGTCGCCGCGCTCGGCGGCGCGCTCGCCCTCGTCCTCGCCGACCTGGCCGCCCGGACCGTCGCCGCACCCCAGGACATCCCCGTCGGCGTCCTCACCGCGCTGACCGGCGGCCCGTTCTTCCTCTGGCTGATGCGCCGCCGCGCGGAAGGGAGCCCGGTATGA